The following coding sequences lie in one Spinacia oleracea cultivar Varoflay chromosome 1, BTI_SOV_V1, whole genome shotgun sequence genomic window:
- the LOC110786811 gene encoding trans-resveratrol di-O-methyltransferase, with product MDLTILGEVEENELLVDAQAHIWRNIFSFLNSMALKCALELSIPDAIKKHGKPMTLNELTNSLLIHPNKTPSLSRLMRILVSTNFFSNKILPGGEECFALTLSSQLLLKDHPLSQAAFSLAMLDPRLTNPSYHLSSWFRNDAESPFQIVNGRSFWEKAALEPKFNEFFNQAMESDSRFVTSFLVRNNVFKGLFEGVKSLVDVAGGNGTTAKAISEAFSWLKCTVFDLPHVVQGIQDRASNLNYVAGDMFDAIPHADAVLLKWILHDWSDKDCIKILQQCKEAIPNKNDGGKVIIIDMVVGPQTNNSKHSDAQLLFDMEMMSLTGGGKERTKEEWENIFVNAGFGQYKIFPFMGLRSVIEVYPL from the exons ATGGATCTAACCATCTTGGGTGAAGTAGAAGAAAATGAGCTACTTGTAGATGCACAAGCTCATATATGGAGAAATATATTTAGTTTTCTGAATTCCATGGCCTTGAAATGTGCACTTGAACTATCCATCCCAGACGCCATTAAAAAGCATGGAAAACCCATGACTCTTAATGAGCTAACCAATTCACTCCTTATCCACCCAAACAAAACTCCGTCCCTTTCGCGCTTGATGCGCATTCTTGTATCCACCAACTTCTTCTCTAACAAAATTTTACCAGGTGGCGAAGAATGTTTTGCTCTTACTTTGAGCTCCCAACTTCTGTTGAAAGATCACCCTCTTTCGCAAGCTGCGTTTTCTCTTGCAATGCTCGATCCACGTCTTACTAATCCATCATATCATTTAAGTAGTTGGTTTCGAAACGATGCCGAATCTCCTTTCCAAATTGTTAATGGAAGGAGTTTTTGGGAAAAAGCGGCCCTTGAACCCAAATTTAATGAATTTTTTAACCAAGCCATGGAAAGCGATTCTCGATTTGTTACGAGCTTTTTGGTGAGGAACAACGTTTTTAAGGGCTTATTTGAAGGGGTGAAATCGTTGGTGGATGTCGCAGGCGGTAATGGGACGACTGCTAAGGCCATTTCTGAGGCCTTCTCATGGTTGAAGTGCACTGTATTTGATCTACCACATGTGGTTCAAGGAATACAAGATAGAGCTAGCAACTTGAACTATGTTGCAGGAGACATGTTTGACGCTATCCCTCATGCTGATGCTGTCCTACTCAAG TGGATATTACATGATTGGAGTGACAAAGATTGCATAAAGATACTCCAACAATGCAAAGAGGCAATTCCCAACAAAAATGATGGAGGAAAAGTGATAATCATAGATATGGTTGTGGGCCCACAAACTAATAACTCAAAACACAGTGATGCTCAATTATTGTTTGACATGGAGATGATGTCTCTTACGGGAGGAGGCAAAGAAAGAACTAAAGAGGAATGGGAGAACATCTTCGTTAATGCTGGTTTTGGTCAGTATAAGATTTTTCCTTTTATGGGTTTAAGGTCTGTCATTGAGGTTTATCCTTTATAG